One genomic segment of Capricornis sumatraensis isolate serow.1 chromosome X, serow.2, whole genome shotgun sequence includes these proteins:
- the LOC138071935 gene encoding melanoma-associated antigen B4-like translates to MPRKHKKKHHAHGKRHQVQGDTQEAQASAAAAPGEECPSSPSSVPQGSPPSSPAAGDHQELQGAMAPSSPDAEASCAGADQGAQSPEEERADAARAALLARSIRKDPLMRKASLVMDFLLERYTKKEPITKNAMLNVIGRKYKEHFPEILSRASERVELVFGLELKEVDCSRNIYALVNKFTLGVEEGSSDEEELPKSGLLMALLGIIFMKGDRATEEEIWDFLNVLGIYAGRKHSIFGEPRKLITKDLVQKGYLNYRQVPNSDPPLYEFLWGPRSYAETSKMKVLEVLAKIQDRVPSSFPDLYDEALRDQVVRAGLRGISISPAMAEASDPSRAESYSSSHI, encoded by the coding sequence ATGCCTCGGAAGCACAAAAAGAAGCATCATGCCCACGGGAAACGTCACCAGGTCCAGGGGGACACTCAGGAGGCCCAGGCCAGTGCTGCTGCAGCCCCAGGAGAGGagtgcccctcctccccctcttctGTCCCTCAGGGTTCTCCCCCGAGCTCCCCTGCTGCTGGCGATCACCAGGAGCTTCAGGGAGCCATGGCCCCTAGCTCTCCTGATGCAGAGGCTTCCTGTGCAGGAGCTGATCAAGGTGCCCAGAGCCCCGAGGAGGAAAGAGCAGATGCCGCCCGAGCAGCCCTGCTTGCTCGGAGCATTCGCAAAGATCCTCTCATGAGGAAGGCCAGCCTGGTGATGGATTTCCTGCTGGAGAGGTACACCAAGAAGGAGCCCATCACAAAGAATGCCATGCTGAATGTCATCGGCAGGAAGTACAAGGAGCACTTCCCGGAGATCCTGAGCAGAGCCTCTGAGCGCGTGGAGCTGGTGTTTGGCCTGGAGCTGAAGGAAGTCGACTGCAGCAGGAACATCTACGCCCTCGTCAACAAGTTCACTCTCGGGGTTGAGGAAGGTTCAAGTGATGAGGAGGAGCTGCCCAAGTCTGGTCTCCTCATGGCGCTCCTGGGCATCATCTTTATGAAGGGTGACCGCGCCACCGAGGAGGAGATCTGGGATTTCCTCAATGTGTTGGGGATCTATGCTGGGAGGAAGCACtccatctttggggagcccagaaaGCTCATCACCAAAGATCTGGTGCAGAAGGGGTACCTCAACTACCGCCAGGTGCCCAATAGCGATCCTCCGCTCTACGAGTTCCTGTGGGGCCCGAGATCTTATGCCGAGACCAGTAAGATGAAGGTGTTGGAAGTTCTGGCCAAGATCCAGGATAGGGTCCCGAGTTCCTTCCCAGACCTCTATGACGAGGCTCTGAGAGATCAGGTGGTtagagcagggctgagaggcaTTTCCATTTCTCCAGCCATGGCTGAGGCCAGTGACCCTTCCAGGGCCGAGTCCTACAGCTCCTCCCACATCTAG
- the LOC138071936 gene encoding melanoma-associated antigen B17-like, with translation MPRRHKNKFHAHGKRHQVWGDTQEAQASAAAAPKEECPSSPSSAPQGSPLSCPAAGDHQELQGAMAPSSPDAGPSCAGSDEGAQGPEEESAGASQAAPATQSTRKDPLARKARILVEFLLEKYTKKEPITQNALMKIVSRKYRQHFPEILSTARERVELVFGLEMKEVDLSRNIYTLISKLNLGGNDCPSGEGGLPKSGLLTVLLGDIFMNVNRATEEEIWEFLSMLGIYAGRRHWIFGEPRRLITKDLVQKEYLNYRQVPNSDPLRYEFLWGPRACAETSKMKVLEVLAKFHGRVPSSFPDLYDEALRDQAERAGLRGVARAPPMAKASAPSRAKSRSSSHI, from the coding sequence ATGCCTCGGAGGCACAAGAACAAGTTCCATGCCCACGGGAAACGCCACCAGGTCTGGGGGGACACTCAGGAGGCCCAGGCCAGTGCTGCTGCAGCCCCGAAGGAGGagtgcccctcctccccctcttctGCCCCTCAGGGTTCTCCCCTGAGCTGCCCTGCTGCTGGCGATCACCAGGAGCTTCAGGGAGCCATGGCCCCTAGCTCTCCTGATGCAGGGCCTTCCTGTGCAGGATCTGAtgaaggtgcccagggcccagaggaggaaagtgcaggtgcctcccaggcagcccctgccACTCAGAGCACTCGCAAAGATCCTCTGGCCAGGAAGGCCAGGATACTGGTGGAGTTCCTGCTGGAGAAGTACACCAAGAAGGAGCCCATCACGCAGAATGCCCTGATGAAAATCGTCAGCAGGAAGTACAGACAGCACTTCCCTGAGATCCTCAGTACAGCCCGTGAGCGTGTGGAGCTGGTCTTTGGCCTGGAGATGAAGGAAGTCGACCTTAGCAGGAACATCTACACCCTCATCAGCAAGCTCAACCTCGGGGGAAACGATTGTCCGAGTGGTGAGGGGGGGCTGCCCAAGTCTGGTCTCCTCACGGTGCTCCTCGGGGACATCTTCATGAATGTTAACCGCGCCACCGAGGAGGAGATCTGGGAATTCCTCAGTATGTTGGGGATCTATGCTGGGAGGAGGCACTggatctttggggagcccagaaggCTCATCACCAAAGATCTGGTGCAGAAGGAGTACCTGAACTACCGCCAGGTGCCCAATAGTGATCCTCTGcgctatgagttcctgtggggaCCGAGAGCTTGTGCTGAGACCAGTAAGATGAAGGTACTCGAGGTTCTAGCCAAGTTCCACGGTAGGGTCCCTAGTTCCTTCCCAGACCTCTATGACGAGGCTCTGAGAGATCAGGCggagagagcagggctgagaggtgTGGCCAGGGCTCCACCCATGGCTAAGGCTAGTGCCCCTTCCAGGGCCAAGTCCCGCAGCTCCTCCCACATCTAG